From a single Nymphaea colorata isolate Beijing-Zhang1983 chromosome 4, ASM883128v2, whole genome shotgun sequence genomic region:
- the LOC126410013 gene encoding uncharacterized protein LOC126410013 — protein sequence MFREFFFQTARPRSRITASSLTRLSQPQPSSSSRNPASSSSRVVKPQPSSCCCEPSPLKDSLVKLLNEANAASGMAVNDDCKLKFLELKAKRTYCFIVFKIEEKLKQVILEKLGEPNQSYEDFTASLPTDECRYAVYDLARCCMLVHRTGSRENLMESMLNCKQLTLLKWALMLPIRPCCSCMYEIKA from the exons ATGTTTCGAGAGTTTTTTTTTCAGACCGCTAGGCCACGGTCGCGTATCACTGCCTCTTCCCTCACTCGCCTCTCGCAGCCGCAGCCCTCTTCGTCCTCACGCAACCCAGCCTCTTCGTCCTCACGCGTCGTGAAGCCGCAGCCTTCTTCCTGCTGCTGCGAACCTTCTCCACTCAAGGATTCCCTCGTGAAGCTCCTTAATGAG GCCAATGCTGCATCAGGCATGGCAGTCAATGATGATTGCAAACTGAAATTCTTAGAGTTGAAGGCAAAACGGACTTACTGCTTCATAGTTTTCAAGATTGAGGAGAAGCTCAAGCAGGTCATTCTTGAGAAACTTGGGGAGCCAAACCAAAGCTATGAGGATTTCACTGCAAGCCTGCCAACAGATGAGTGCCGATATGCTGTTTATGATTTAGCAAGATGCTGTATGCTAGTTCATAGGACAGGTTCAAGAGAGAACTTGATGGAATCCATGTTGAACTGCAAGCAACTGACCCTACTGAAATGGGCCTTGATGTTGCCAATTAGACCTTGTTGCAGTTGTATGTATGAGATCAAGGCTTGA